The Gemmatimonadota bacterium genome includes the window TTTATCGAGCTGGAGGCAGGTGTCAATACCGATGGCACAAATCGGATCCGCAATGCCTTTTTGGGTGGTGATGGCGGCGAAGTGGCTGCGTATGTGGTAGATGGTGTGCGCCTGACGCACTCGGATGGTCGGCGCGGGACGGGTACTCGTGGAGGTACGCAGAACTGGACCGGCGACGTCAATACATCGGCGATTTCAGAAATCACGGTGCTGGCTGGTGGTTTGAATGCCGAATACGGCAATACCGGCTCTATCCAGATTGTCACCAAAGATGGCGGTCGGGACTACCACGGGCAGTTTCACTATCGATATTCGCCAGCGCAACAGAAGCACTGGGGCAACAATGCTTACGAGAGCTTCGTGCATCAGGGCCGATTGCAATATGGCAATCCCGAATGGGAGAATGAAACAGCCAATGGCCGGAAGGTGCATCAGCGGCCTTCGAGCGATTATACTGATGTGCGAGGGCATTTTTTAGAGGCGTCGCTTTCGGGACCTATTAACCGCGATCTGTCGTTCTTTGCCACTACAAAGCACGATCTTCAGGCGCGGAACCTGCCCCAGCCGACTGAGCGCGAGCCGTTTAACGCGGATGTGAGCTATAAATTGACCTATAGCGCCACACCGGATATCAAGCTTCGTGCGGGTGGGCTGTATTCCAGCCGCAAAGGTCGCTATGCAGATAGTTTCGATTCCAGGGCGATTTTTCTGGAAGAACGCGGACGCTATGGGGGTGAGTGGCAGGTGACGGACAACATGTTCTATGTGTCCAGCATCCACACCCTATCGGCAAAGACGTTTTACGAAGTGCGGCTGTCGTATATTGCCAGCAAGCAGGACACCATTGATATACCCAGTACGACGGTGAACCCTTCCTTAGACAACGACGGATGGTACTACGCCGATTCCGGTCAGAGACGGGATCTTCGCGTTGGACAGCAGAATAAGCTGGCAGCGCGATTCGATCTGGCCAGCCAGGTGACCCGCACGCACTTCCTGAAGGGCGGTTTTACGTTTTATCGCTACAACAACTGGAAGACCGAGACCTTCGAAGATGTGGATGAGCGGAATCGATGGCTGATTTACTGGGGCAAGCGATATGTACCAGGTGAGGGAATTACACCCACCGAACTCCACGCTTATGTACAGGACAAGATGGAGTTTGAAGGGCTGATCATCAATGCGGGATTCCGCTACGAGCGGTATAGCGGCGGTGAGGTCCCCCTCTATCCCTACCAGGGCGCGCCAATGGGTTACAACTATACGCGCTTCCGGAATCATGTGACGTATGGCAATATGCAGCCGATGAACTGGTTTATGCCCCGGGTGGGAATCTCGCACCCGATTACGGCCAAGTCGAAGATTCACTTCTTCTACGGAAAATTCCACACCCGTCCGGATTTCCGCCGGATATACCAGCAGAACTGGCGGGCGACGGGACCGCACTCGATCGATCGCAACAACGATGGAAACATCAGTGCTGAAGAGTACAATAACAACCTGGTCCGCAACGACTCATTTGGCGCGGGCTTTGTAATCGACGAGTTCTTCTCTTTGCAGCATTCGCAGGTCTCTACGGCTTTTGAGCTGGGCACGGAGTGGAATTTCATCAGCGATTATTCCTTCCAGGGCACTGCCTATTACCGCATTACCAATGGATTTTTGAGTGTGAATGGTGCGGTATTCCGCGATCCGCAGATTGGCGGCAAAGCCAAGACCCGTTCGCAGGGTCCCAGGGGCCACACCACGACCCGCGGCATCGAACTGGCATTGAAGAAGGGGTTGAAGCACAACTTCTCGTTTAAAGCCGCACTCAACCTCGGCTGGGGTGAGCGCCTGACCATTGGCGGTACCAAGCGGGGCAATATGGGTGCCAGCATCTATCCGGACGCATCCTATATTGCCGATCCCAACCGGTACTGGGTCAGTTACACGATTGACCCGAATACGGGGGCAGAGGTCCCCGCTCCGCCGACCGGTGCCAAGCTGGAGGAACTGAAGGCAGCGGCGCAGGAGGTAGTAGATAAAGGTCTGGCTGGCGAGTTCGGCGTGGGCGCGATGTACGCGACCAACGATGGGAAATTTTATCCCTTGTGGGAGCAGAGCGGGCTGTCCAGTGAGGAACAGGCAGCACTGCGAGGGCTTTACGCCTTTTCGACGACGGGCTGGAGTGTAGAAGGCGGGCGCAGCGATGCCACGCGGACAAATGGGAGCCTGGTACTGATTTACGCCAGCCCGCCCGATTTTGGTCCCGGTGAGATGTTCTGGGGCAGCAAGCTGTTTGGCGATGTCCGGGTGAACATGATCTACCGTATCTTCACGGGACGAATCTTCGATTATCAGGATCCGAGAACCAGTTTGAACCTGAAGAAAGAGGGTCCCACGATCTCGGCGGTTGATTTCAGCTTCCAGAAGGGGTTCAACATCAGGGGCATCCGCCCGTTGCTTTATGTGGAGGTCGAAAATTTGTTCAATTTCAAAGGCTCGGCATCCACGAGCCCAGACTACGTGCGGTGGGGATTGCTTGAATCACAGCCTACCAATCCGTTGTACATGCAGTTTGGCGGCGATGCCAGTGAGTTGAGCAGATATACAAGGACCAACCCGCGCCTGGTATTTGCAGGGCTGCGGTTGACCTGGTAAGCAGGCACAGTACCGCGGTGTGAGCACAGTGCCCACACCGCGGATATAAACTTAGACAGAGGATATGACATGAAAATGTATGCGAAATTTTCTCGCACGGCCGGGGCAATCCTTGTGGGAATCTTTGTGATGTCGCTGGCCTGCGAGGTAGCCGCTCAAAATATTCCTCGGTTGCCGTGGCGCAACCTGCGGCGCAGCAAGCTCTGGACGGGGCTGATGAACACAGGTATGCACGGTCCCGATCGAGATGGAAGCCGGCGCGCCAGCATGGAGGGCGTGGCCTATCCGGGGCGGAACCGCTTGCCAGGGAGTTTGTGGGATAGGCGCGGATGGCCGGGGTCCAACCAGTGGGTGCAAAATTACCTGCTGAGAACGGCCACGGCGCGGAGCCTGGGAACGTTTATTATCACCAGGCCCGACCCGTCAGAATACACCCCCTCGCGTGGAAAAGACCTCGTGGTATCGTTTACGAGTCTGACCACCAGCCCGGACATCACGCCGATGGCGTATCCGGTGAGTACGGAAATCGAAGGGCAACTGGGTGTGGGGATGGACCCTCAGCACCCGCTCAAGGGGATTCCGATAGCGGAAGCCAAGAACTGGTGGCCGGGGCAGCCGCATCCGGGTTCGGACAATATTGTGGAGATTCACAACTGGGATTTTCACACGTATATGAAGCCGGAGCACAAGCGGTTTGGAGAACTGGTGGCGATCGCCAAGTGGACGACGGAGGCCGGTATTCAAGGCACAAAGAAGATTTACCAGTGGACGTTTCGGGACTGGGATGACTTCATCATTGTGGAGAATGTGTTTGAGAATACCGGAGACTCCGATGGCGATGGCGTTGCCGATCTCAACGGCGGTGCCGGGCTGAATCTCAAAGATGTTTATTTTGCGTTTTACAACTATTTCTGGCCCACGGAAGGCGGCACGGCCAATAGAGACCGCGTAGATAGAGCGCGGGGCTATTACTACTGGTTGTTGCGCCGTCAGGAGTCGGAGAACTACGATGTGATCCAGGACGATGTGTACCGCTATACCGAGGCGGCCAACTATGGAACGGCTGACCCGAATCACGCGGATGTGTCCGATGCAGTGGGCATGAAGATGAGCTACGCTTTTGACTGGGACTCTCCGCTGACAGCGCACGACGATGCGGGTGATCCCCATCAGCCCGAAAACCAGTGCTGCTGGGGGCGGGTGAACTTCCAACAGCGCGGAGAACTCCTGGCTGGGCAGTACGTGGGGGCGATTCCGATTGACTATACGCCGCCTTTTGTGAACGACGACTACGCAAATTACATAGCTCCAAAGGTGGCAGAGCAGCCCTTTGCCGTGCCGTGGTTCACTCACAAGGAAGAACCGGATATCAACCGGCACAGCACCGACGAGATCGGTATTGCGCTGGTGTCGGTGGCTAACCCGGGCGAGCGGGTGAGTATGTACAATATCGCCGGACGCACGGGCTGGCCGGACAATCCGACTGCACCTCTGCCGGTGCAGGACAATCCCACGCGACGGGGCGAGACCCCTGAGCAACCCATGTCGCCCAACTGGCATGCGTTTTCTCACACGTATGGTCCCTACGATATGCAAAGGGGCGACCGCGTGAAGATCGTGATGGCTTTTACAGCATCGATGCCAGTAGAGGAAAATATGTGGGGCTGGCAGCGGAATATCCCGCAGAATCAGGCCGATTTGCACACGGACAAGGCCATGCGGAATTTGATGAAGCACGCGCAGCACGCTCAGGCGATGTACGAACTGGGCGGCGACGTGCCGCTCCCGCCGCCGGATCTCCACACCTGGATCGCGAATACACCGGCAGCTACTGCCAAAATTAGCTGGCAGAGTATCGACGATCTGGAAGATCCCGATTATGCGGGTACTGCCGAAGCCAAGGATATTGCTGGTTACCGGATTTACCGCAGCGATTTTTACTTCGACAACTGGCAACTCCTGAAGGATATCAAGGTCGGAGATACGGCGCACAAAGAAGGTGATCGGTATTCTTACACCGACGATACATCTCTGGCTGGATTTGCCTATTATTATGCGGTGACGGCTTATGACACTGGTCACAGCACCTGGACCAGCAGCGATGGCACCAGGACGCTGTCCGATTTGCCACCGGCTGCACAGCAGTCGGTACAAAGCGGGTTGGAGAGTGGGTTGGCTGCTCCCGAGCAGTTCTTCCGGTATTCGTGGATCCCCACGAGCCCGGCAGTGGCCGCTTATGCAGAGGCCGAACGTCTGGAAGCGAAGGTGTCGGTGGTGCCCAATCCCTTCTTGGCCGATGGTTCTCACGCCTATGAGGGGTCGGATAAAATTCGATTCGTGAATTTGCCGTCCAAGTGCAATGTGAAGATTTTCTCGGTTTCCGGAGATCTGATGTCGGAGTTTGACCACGATAATCCAGCGGTTGGAGAAGCGGAATATATCCAGCTCACCAAGGCGGTGACGGGACAGGTTCCAGCCGGGGTCTATTTCTTCGTGGTGAAGTCCCTGACGCCAGAGAGTAACGGAAAGATCCAGCGCGGGACATTTGTGGTGGTTGGGGGATCTGTCAGGTAACCGGCGGGCGATGGGTAGTCTCTGCCTATCGCCCCTCTGAATAAGGAGTGCAAGTATGTATAAAAAAGTTTTTCTCATCTGCATGCTCGCCACGACATTGATGGCTATTCCAGCATATGCAGGTGGGCTTATTAAGCGGCCGGACTTGACAATCTTCTCGCCCCTTGCGGTGGCGCAAAGCCCTCGAGCCGTAGCA containing:
- a CDS encoding TonB-dependent receptor; amino-acid sequence: MYRKCLGFVLVAIFALGFVSLAEAATTGKITGRIVDKAGEALPGANVLVEGTTRGATTDAEGYYFILSVDPGSYTVKASMVGYTGETKSDVRVASDLTTTVDFSLNEAALELGEMTVIAERPPVEADVTESRYVVTAEDIAVLPIIRDLNDFIELEAGVNTDGTNRIRNAFLGGDGGEVAAYVVDGVRLTHSDGRRGTGTRGGTQNWTGDVNTSAISEITVLAGGLNAEYGNTGSIQIVTKDGGRDYHGQFHYRYSPAQQKHWGNNAYESFVHQGRLQYGNPEWENETANGRKVHQRPSSDYTDVRGHFLEASLSGPINRDLSFFATTKHDLQARNLPQPTEREPFNADVSYKLTYSATPDIKLRAGGLYSSRKGRYADSFDSRAIFLEERGRYGGEWQVTDNMFYVSSIHTLSAKTFYEVRLSYIASKQDTIDIPSTTVNPSLDNDGWYYADSGQRRDLRVGQQNKLAARFDLASQVTRTHFLKGGFTFYRYNNWKTETFEDVDERNRWLIYWGKRYVPGEGITPTELHAYVQDKMEFEGLIINAGFRYERYSGGEVPLYPYQGAPMGYNYTRFRNHVTYGNMQPMNWFMPRVGISHPITAKSKIHFFYGKFHTRPDFRRIYQQNWRATGPHSIDRNNDGNISAEEYNNNLVRNDSFGAGFVIDEFFSLQHSQVSTAFELGTEWNFISDYSFQGTAYYRITNGFLSVNGAVFRDPQIGGKAKTRSQGPRGHTTTRGIELALKKGLKHNFSFKAALNLGWGERLTIGGTKRGNMGASIYPDASYIADPNRYWVSYTIDPNTGAEVPAPPTGAKLEELKAAAQEVVDKGLAGEFGVGAMYATNDGKFYPLWEQSGLSSEEQAALRGLYAFSTTGWSVEGGRSDATRTNGSLVLIYASPPDFGPGEMFWGSKLFGDVRVNMIYRIFTGRIFDYQDPRTSLNLKKEGPTISAVDFSFQKGFNIRGIRPLLYVEVENLFNFKGSASTSPDYVRWGLLESQPTNPLYMQFGGDASELSRYTRTNPRLVFAGLRLTW